The genomic window TGAAGTCGTTCGAGTACACGCTGCTCATCACGCTGGCGCAGCTGCCCGGCTACGCCGCCTCGGCCTGGCTGATCGAGAAGTGGGGCCGTCGCGGCACGCTCGCCGTGTTCCTCCTCGGGTCCGCGGTCGCGGCCACCGCGTTCGGCTTCGGCGCCGTGAGCGGCAGCGCGACGCAGATCGTCGTGTCGGGCATGTTCCTGTCGTTCTTCAACCTCGGCGCGTGGGGAGCGCTGTACGCCGTCACGCCCGAGCTCTACCCGACGCGGCTGCGCGGCACGGGCGCGGGCTGGGCCGCGGGAGTGGGGCGGATCGCGTCGATCGCGGCCCCGCTGACCGTGCCGCCCCTCCTCGTCCTCGGCGGCACGCCGGTGCTCTTCGCGGTGTTCGGCGGGGTGTTCGTCGTCGCGGCCGTGGCCGCGCTCGCCCTGCCCGAGCTGCGCGGCACGAGGCTGGCCGAGTGAGCCGCTCGACCGCGGCGTCGCGCCGCCGCACACGGGACCGGTCCCGCTCACGCGCCGGCGGTCGCCGTGCCCTGCTCGGCCTGGCCGTCGTCGCCGTCGGCGCCGTGGTCGTCATCGCTTTCCCGCAGCTGCTCGACGGGGGATCGCCGGACGGCTCCTCCGGCAGCGCGGGAACCTCGGCGTCGACCGGTGCGACCGCGTCCGTCCCCTCGAGCGTCCCGCCCGCAGCCGTGGCCGCGACCGTCGAGCGGGTCGTCGACGGCGACACGGTCATCGTGGTCACCGCAGCCGACGGCGCTCGCGAGCGCCTCCGCCTGATCGGCGTCGACACCCCCGAGACCGTGAAGCCCGACGCCCCGGTCGACTGCTTCGGCCCCGAGGCGAGCGCGTTCACGACCGACGCGCTGCCCGTCGGCTCGACCGTCTGGCTCGAGGACGACGCCTCGCAGGGCGACGCCGACCGCTACGACCGGCTGCTGCGCTACGTCTGGACCGAGGGGGGCAGCCTGCTGAACCAGCAGCTGGTCGCCGCGGGCCTCGGCACCGAGGACACCTACGACCAGCCGTACCGCTACCGGGACGCGTTCGTCGCCGCGGAGGCCGCCGCGCGCGACTCGGCCGCCGGCCTCTGGGGCGCCTGCCGCTGACCTGCCCGCCGCCGAACCGTCACGAAGTGCTCTCGCCGGCCGTCGGAAGAGCACTTCCTGCCGGTTCGTCCCGGCCGGGACGGGCGAGAGGCCTCAGATCCTCCGCTGGAGGGGCTCGGAGGTCGATCCGCGGCCTCTCGCCAGGTCCCGGCGAGCTGGCCGGCTCGGCCACCAGAACGCGTCGCCCGTGAGGAACACCAGCGCCGGCACCAGCACCGTCCGCACGACGAGCGTGTCGAGCAGCACTCCGATGCAGACGATGACGCCGACCTGCGTGAGCGCGACGACGGGCAGCACCCCGAGCACCGCGAAGACGGCGGCGAGCAGCACGCCGGCGCTCGTGATGACCGCTCCGGTCGAGGACAGGGCGCGCACCATGCCCTCGCGGGTGCCGTGCCGCAGCCGCTCCTCCTTCGCCCTCGTCGTCAGGAAGATGTTGTAGTCGACCCCCAGCGCCACCAGGAAGAGGAACGCGTAGAGCGTGACGCTCGTGTCGAGGGCCGGGAACCCGAGGAGGTGCGTGAACAGCCACGTCGCCGCCCCGAGGCTCGCCGCGAAGGTGGCGAGCACCGACGCGATGAGCAGCACCGGCGCCACGAGCGAGCGCAGCAGCACGGCGAGGATCGCGAACACGATCGCGAGGATGACCGGCGCGATCAGGCCGAGGTCGTGGGAGGCGGCGGTGCGCTCGTCGTAGGCGGTCGCGTCGGTGCCCCCGACGAGGGCGTCGGCCACCGCGCCTCCGTCGTCGTGCAGGGCGTCGCGCAGGGCCTGCACGGTCGTCGACGCCTCGTCGCTCTCGGGCTCGGCGTCGAGCTGGACGTCGACGCGGGTCAGGCCGTCCGCCTGCTCGCCGGCCGCGGCGCTGGCGACGCCGTCGACACCCTCCGCCACCCGCACGACGTCTGCGGCGGCGGTGGTCGGCGCGAGCACGATCGTCTGGCTGGTGAGCCCGGCCGAGAACGAGTCGTCGACGATGCGCTGGGCCGTCACCGAGTCGGGGTCGCCGAGCAGCTGGTCGGTCTGCGAGAGGCCGACGGCGTAGCCGCCGAGGCCGAGGCAGAGCACGCCGATGCCCGCGACCGCGGCGACGGCGACGCGGCCGGGACGGCGTTGGACGCCACGGCCGAGGCGCTCCCAGAAGCCCTGGCGGGGACGAGCGTGGCCCGCGTCCCCGGTGTCCGTGCCGATGCTCGAGGAGGCAGAGGCAGAGGCAGAGGAGGCAGAGGAGGAAGAGGAGAAGGCAGAGGAGGAGGAGGAAGAGGAGGCGCGGGGCACGAACGGCCAGAACAGCCCGCGTCCGCAGACCACGAGCGCCGCCGGCAGCACCACGAGCGCGAAGGCGATCGCGACGACGACACCGATCGCACACGCGAACCCGAGTGCGCGGTTGCCCGACAGCTCGGCGAGCAGCAGCGTCGCGAGGCTGAGCGCGACGGTCCCGCCGCTCGCGGCGATCGCCGGGCCGGCGCTGCGCACGGCCGTCCGCATCGCCTCGTGCCGGTCGGGCCGTGAGAGCAGCTCCTCGCGGTAGCGGGCGACCAGCAAGAGCGCGTAGTTCGTGCCGGCGCCGAAGACGAGCACGGAGAGGATTCCCGAGATCGACGCGTCGACGGTCACGCCGAACGGCTCGGCCAGCGCGGCGACCACCCGGCCCGCCAGGAAGTCGGCGACGCCGACGACGACCAGCGGCACGATCCACAGGACGGGGCTGCGGTAGGTGACGATCAGCAGCACGGCGACGACGACCACGGTGACGAGCAGGAGGCGGAAGTCCGCCCCCGCGAACGCGTTCGACACGTCGTCCTGGAACCCGACCGGCCCCGTCAGGTACGCGCTGAGACCGTCGGGCAGGCCGGCCGAGGCGGCCTCGCGGAGGCTCGTCGCGGTGCCGCTCACGTCGGCCTCGACGTCGGCGGCGGACAGCGGCACGGCGACGAGCGCGGCAGAGCCGTCGTCGCTCAGCTGCGGTCGGACGGCCTGCGGCGTGGTCGACTGCTCCGCGAGTGCGGACGCGGCCGTGTCGACCGCGGCGAGGTCGGCGCTCGACAGCTGCGCGCCTCCCCGGCTCCAGACCAGGATCCCCACGGTGGCGTCGGCCGACGGGAACTCGTCGAGCAGCGCGGTCACCTGCGCCGCCTCGCTCGAGTCGGGCAGGCCCGACGGCGGGAACGCCTCGTCGTCGCCCGAGGGCAGCAGGGCGAGCAGCAGGGCGACGACGACGAGCGTGCCGCCGAGCACCGCCCAGGCGGTGCGGTGTCCGCTGACGAGTCGGGCGAGTGCGCGCACGGGGCCCTCCGAGGATGGTCGAGCAGGATGACATGGTTCGTCGACAAAGAGTCTTAGCAACTGAGACTATGGCACACGAGACGCTCCGCGTCCGCGAGAATCAGACGAGGAGGCGCGATGACCGACACGACGACGACGCCCGGCCCTCGAGGCGGCGGCACCGCAGCCGGCGGCGAGCACGGCACCGCAGCCGGCGGCGAGCACGGCGGCGTGCGCGCCGGTGCCCACGTTGGTGCCCACGACGACGTCGTGCGCCGTGACGTGGTCACGTCGATGCAGCGCCTGACGACCGAGTCGCAGCGCGTCGCCCAGGCGTTCGCGGGGCAGCAGGGCCTC from Frigoribacterium sp. PvP032 includes these protein-coding regions:
- a CDS encoding MMPL family transporter translates to MRALARLVSGHRTAWAVLGGTLVVVALLLALLPSGDDEAFPPSGLPDSSEAAQVTALLDEFPSADATVGILVWSRGGAQLSSADLAAVDTAASALAEQSTTPQAVRPQLSDDGSAALVAVPLSAADVEADVSGTATSLREAASAGLPDGLSAYLTGPVGFQDDVSNAFAGADFRLLLVTVVVVAVLLIVTYRSPVLWIVPLVVVGVADFLAGRVVAALAEPFGVTVDASISGILSVLVFGAGTNYALLLVARYREELLSRPDRHEAMRTAVRSAGPAIAASGGTVALSLATLLLAELSGNRALGFACAIGVVVAIAFALVVLPAALVVCGRGLFWPFVPRASSSSSSSAFSSSSSASSASASASSSIGTDTGDAGHARPRQGFWERLGRGVQRRPGRVAVAAVAGIGVLCLGLGGYAVGLSQTDQLLGDPDSVTAQRIVDDSFSAGLTSQTIVLAPTTAAADVVRVAEGVDGVASAAAGEQADGLTRVDVQLDAEPESDEASTTVQALRDALHDDGGAVADALVGGTDATAYDERTAASHDLGLIAPVILAIVFAILAVLLRSLVAPVLLIASVLATFAASLGAATWLFTHLLGFPALDTSVTLYAFLFLVALGVDYNIFLTTRAKEERLRHGTREGMVRALSSTGAVITSAGVLLAAVFAVLGVLPVVALTQVGVIVCIGVLLDTLVVRTVLVPALVFLTGDAFWWPSRPARRDLARGRGSTSEPLQRRI
- a CDS encoding thermonuclease family protein; translated protein: MSRSTAASRRRTRDRSRSRAGGRRALLGLAVVAVGAVVVIAFPQLLDGGSPDGSSGSAGTSASTGATASVPSSVPPAAVAATVERVVDGDTVIVVTAADGARERLRLIGVDTPETVKPDAPVDCFGPEASAFTTDALPVGSTVWLEDDASQGDADRYDRLLRYVWTEGGSLLNQQLVAAGLGTEDTYDQPYRYRDAFVAAEAAARDSAAGLWGACR